The genomic segment TGCTCGATCCGGGATTCGGTTTTGGCAAGAATTTGAGGCACAATTACCAGTTATTAGCCCATCTGTCAGATTTCCACCATTTTAACCTTCCACTGTTGGTTGGAATGTCGAGAAAGTCGATGGTTGGGCAATTATTAAATGTTCCTCCCGATCAGCGGGTTATTGGCAGCATAGCCTGTGCAACAATCGCCGCGATGCAGGGGGCACAAATTATTCGTGTTCACGACGTAAAAGAAACCGCTGAAGCAATGCGAATTGTTGAAGCAACACTTTCTGCTAAGGAATAGAGATAACATGAGCGGCGATCGTAAGTATTTTGGTACAGATGGTATTCGGGGAAAGGTGGGCGATCATCCAATCACGCCTGAGTTTGTGCTTAAGCTTGGTTGGGCAGCTGGTAAAGTTTTAGCCCGTCACGGTTCACGTAAAATCATTATCGGTAAAGATACACGCATTTCTGGCTATATGTTGGAGTCTGCTCTGGAGGCCGGTTTGGCTGCTGCGGGGCTTTCTGCTTCATTTACCGGTCCAATGCCAACACCGGCAGTTGCTTATCTAACCCGCACCTTCCGTGCGGAAGCGGGCATTGTTATCTCTGCTTCTCATAACCCTTATTACGATAACGGTATTAAGTTCTTCTCGATTGACGGTACAAAACTGCCGGATGAAGTTGAAGAAGCCATTGAAGCGGAAATGGAAAAACCACTGACTTGTGTTGAGTCAGCTGAGCTGGGTAAAGCCAGTCGCATCAATGATGCTGCGGGTCGTTACATTGAGTTCTGCAAAGGCGGATTCCCAAGCGAGCTTAGTCTGAGTGAATTAAAGATCGTAGTCGATTGCGCAAATGGTGCAACTTATCATATCGCACCAAGCGTACTGCGTGAGTTGGGCGCTAATGTTATTACTATCGGTTGCGATCCTGATGGTATGAACATTAATGAAAAATGCGGTGCGACGGATGTTCGTTTGCTGCAAGAGCGTGTAGTAGCTGAAAAAGCGCATTTGGGTATTGCATTCGATGGTGATGGCGATCGGGTCATTATGGTTGACCATCAGGGCAATAAAGTCGATGGCGATCAGATAATGTATATCATTGCTCGTGAATCCTTACGTCAGGGGCAGCTTAAAGGCGGTGCCGTTGGTACGCTGATGAGCAACATTGGCCTGGAGTTGGCGCTAAAGCAACTGGGCATTCCATTTACCAGAGCGAAAGTGGGCGATCGCTACGTGCTGGAAAAAATGCTGGAGCTTGGTTGGACTATTGGTGCCGAAAACTCAGGCCATGTTATCCTGTTAGACAAAACAACAACCGGAGACGGTATTGTTGCAGCGTTACAGGTACTGGCTGCTATGGTCCGCAATCATATGTCACTGCATGATTTATGCAGTGGTATGAAACTATTACCTCAGGTTTTGGTTAACGTTCGTTTTGCTGGTCAACACGATCCGCTGGCTAATGAAACCGTGATGAACGTGACCGCTGAAGTAGAAAAAGAGCTGGAAGGCCGTGGTCGGGTACTGTTACGTAAATCAGGAACCGAACCACTTATTCGCGTGATGGTAGAAGGCGAGAACGACGAAGAGGTTCTGCGATTGGCTAACCGTATCGCGGATGCAGTAAAAGCCGCAGGCTAATTTGTTTTTA from the Limnobaculum zhutongyuii genome contains:
- the glmM gene encoding phosphoglucosamine mutase, coding for MSGDRKYFGTDGIRGKVGDHPITPEFVLKLGWAAGKVLARHGSRKIIIGKDTRISGYMLESALEAGLAAAGLSASFTGPMPTPAVAYLTRTFRAEAGIVISASHNPYYDNGIKFFSIDGTKLPDEVEEAIEAEMEKPLTCVESAELGKASRINDAAGRYIEFCKGGFPSELSLSELKIVVDCANGATYHIAPSVLRELGANVITIGCDPDGMNINEKCGATDVRLLQERVVAEKAHLGIAFDGDGDRVIMVDHQGNKVDGDQIMYIIARESLRQGQLKGGAVGTLMSNIGLELALKQLGIPFTRAKVGDRYVLEKMLELGWTIGAENSGHVILLDKTTTGDGIVAALQVLAAMVRNHMSLHDLCSGMKLLPQVLVNVRFAGQHDPLANETVMNVTAEVEKELEGRGRVLLRKSGTEPLIRVMVEGENDEEVLRLANRIADAVKAAG